One Chryseobacterium indoltheticum DNA segment encodes these proteins:
- a CDS encoding T9SS type B sorting domain-containing protein, which translates to MKRFLLSLVLIFITSTSLFAQRDTEHWIAPFYASSSTTQAVYLSTDSVTPFDVTVTSKSSTAPGNVVGVVTISKGDPKILTIPSANISVNTAANAFNIIDRGLYLKGAKPFFCTLRLVSGTTHGEILTSKGKAGTGKEFFVVATPSTATSSNFTAGVLATEDNTVVTATWNTAVTFIGGAPTTTTNTVTLNKGDSFVYAGLAGANGQNINNFIGAKIVANKPITLTNGNVNGNFGSVTSGGSDIILDQSVPVERLGSTFAMVRTRSSSADLEGGIIVATENNTQVFLNGSGTSVATLNQGQMYRISGNDYVAQGTSEHFNMLVTTSKNVYLYQLVSILNQNETGGFNYIPPLNCFLPRKIDELPKIDEMPTGTGGTSVVPLASQNIKLNIITEAGATVTYTTNGGAPITPTAAQGPFPLNGSTAWVTYGIELVSGNLTILSNKAVTAGINGGYSTSGYGGYFAGFSSIPIIAKQIGECIPGIILEVDDSYETYQWYLNNAPITGATSHTITPTAAGNYTVKVTMGTCPPVTTPIYKVFACLQQTTQNINICGTKAIVPTFTNSTQTPVPGTVVIITQPTKGTATLNPATGVITYIPNPGYLGPDKIVYKFCGNATEFIDCEQVTLNLNVVPFVLTDRTIRACQYAGNGFFDLTTANVTDNAIPTTKKFYPTLADLDANTNQITNPTNYFSGLGSVYVRVLTAEGCVGNAKITLDFFPTPVVKEATLTECFLENNETQARFNLVSANVTAETPVTKKFYPTSTDASNGTNEIIGVDAYLSGNGSVYARVFNSNGCYAIAKINLKVTPPKRSPILVDKYICIDDRTTLDPGPGYQSYRWSTGATTQSITEVAVGDYWVILQDAGCSVKQFVSVKKAQDPVITSIEIANNTATVMVSGGIAPYQYSVDGVTNWQDSNVFTNLTRGQHTFYVKDSFNCTPVSVEVTVPNLVNAITPNGDNVNDYIDYRELAYKDNLTFVIYDRYGNKIFTGDKSNNYRWDGTHSNKKILTGTYWYHINWNEPNEAKTPIKYTGWILVKNRE; encoded by the coding sequence ATGAAAAGATTTCTATTAAGTCTCGTATTGATATTTATAACATCTACTTCTTTGTTTGCACAGAGAGATACGGAGCACTGGATTGCGCCTTTCTATGCATCCTCTTCAACGACACAAGCGGTTTATCTATCAACAGATTCAGTAACACCTTTTGATGTTACTGTCACCAGCAAAAGTTCAACAGCACCCGGCAATGTGGTAGGAGTTGTTACCATAAGTAAAGGAGATCCAAAAATACTTACGATTCCTTCAGCAAATATCTCGGTAAATACCGCAGCAAATGCATTTAATATTATCGACAGAGGTCTTTACCTGAAGGGTGCTAAACCATTTTTTTGTACACTAAGACTCGTAAGTGGTACAACACACGGAGAGATCCTTACCAGCAAAGGAAAAGCCGGAACGGGTAAAGAATTTTTTGTAGTGGCTACACCATCTACGGCTACTTCAAGCAATTTTACTGCAGGAGTTTTGGCAACCGAAGACAATACAGTAGTTACAGCTACCTGGAATACTGCTGTTACTTTTATAGGTGGAGCCCCGACCACAACAACCAATACTGTCACATTAAATAAAGGAGACTCGTTTGTGTATGCGGGTTTGGCAGGAGCCAATGGACAAAACATCAACAACTTCATAGGAGCAAAGATCGTAGCCAATAAACCCATTACATTAACCAACGGAAATGTGAATGGTAATTTTGGAAGTGTTACCAGCGGCGGATCTGATATTATATTAGACCAGTCGGTACCGGTAGAAAGATTGGGAAGTACTTTTGCTATGGTAAGAACCCGATCTTCTTCTGCAGATTTGGAAGGAGGTATCATTGTAGCTACAGAAAATAACACGCAGGTATTTCTTAATGGCTCAGGAACCTCAGTTGCAACGCTCAACCAAGGCCAAATGTACAGAATATCAGGTAATGATTATGTAGCGCAAGGAACTTCAGAGCACTTTAATATGCTTGTTACCACCTCAAAAAATGTGTATTTGTATCAATTGGTTTCTATTTTAAATCAAAATGAAACGGGTGGATTCAATTATATTCCGCCATTAAATTGTTTTTTACCAAGAAAAATTGATGAATTGCCCAAAATTGACGAAATGCCTACAGGAACTGGTGGTACAAGTGTCGTTCCATTGGCATCACAAAATATAAAACTGAACATAATCACAGAAGCAGGTGCTACTGTTACGTATACCACCAATGGTGGCGCTCCAATAACTCCTACAGCTGCACAAGGTCCGTTTCCTCTCAACGGAAGTACTGCATGGGTAACTTATGGGATAGAACTGGTATCCGGAAATCTAACAATTCTATCGAACAAAGCGGTTACAGCAGGTATCAATGGAGGATATAGCACTTCTGGTTATGGAGGATATTTTGCAGGGTTTTCTTCAATACCTATCATTGCTAAACAGATTGGCGAGTGTATTCCGGGAATCATCCTAGAAGTTGACGACAGTTACGAGACCTATCAATGGTATTTGAACAATGCGCCAATTACAGGAGCCACTTCTCATACGATAACACCTACAGCTGCCGGAAACTATACTGTAAAGGTAACTATGGGAACTTGCCCTCCGGTGACAACACCAATTTATAAGGTATTTGCATGTCTGCAGCAAACGACTCAAAACATAAATATCTGTGGTACTAAAGCAATTGTTCCGACCTTTACGAACTCAACCCAGACGCCAGTACCGGGAACCGTGGTAATCATCACACAACCCACAAAAGGAACAGCAACGCTTAATCCGGCTACAGGAGTAATTACTTATATTCCAAATCCTGGATATTTAGGACCAGATAAAATTGTTTATAAATTCTGCGGTAACGCCACTGAATTTATAGATTGCGAACAGGTTACTTTAAACTTAAATGTCGTTCCTTTTGTATTGACCGACAGAACAATCAGAGCTTGTCAATATGCAGGAAACGGATTTTTTGATTTAACGACTGCCAACGTAACCGACAACGCGATCCCAACAACAAAAAAATTCTACCCTACCCTTGCAGATTTAGATGCAAATACAAATCAGATTACTAATCCTACCAACTATTTCTCAGGATTGGGATCAGTATACGTAAGAGTTTTAACCGCTGAAGGTTGTGTCGGAAATGCTAAAATCACTTTAGACTTCTTCCCTACTCCGGTTGTTAAAGAAGCTACTTTAACAGAATGTTTCTTAGAAAATAATGAGACTCAAGCAAGATTTAATCTTGTAAGTGCCAATGTAACGGCTGAAACACCGGTTACAAAAAAATTCTACCCTACATCTACGGATGCAAGCAACGGAACAAACGAAATTATAGGCGTTGATGCTTATCTATCAGGAAACGGCTCTGTATATGCAAGAGTTTTCAACTCAAATGGCTGTTATGCGATCGCTAAAATCAATCTGAAAGTGACACCTCCGAAAAGGTCTCCGATCTTGGTTGATAAATATATCTGTATTGATGACAGAACAACGCTGGATCCAGGTCCAGGCTATCAATCTTATCGTTGGAGCACCGGCGCAACTACACAGTCTATAACAGAAGTTGCAGTAGGTGATTATTGGGTAATCCTTCAGGATGCAGGATGTTCTGTGAAGCAGTTTGTAAGTGTAAAGAAAGCACAAGACCCTGTGATTACTTCAATTGAAATAGCTAACAATACAGCGACAGTAATGGTAAGTGGAGGAATAGCACCGTACCAGTATTCTGTAGACGGAGTAACCAATTGGCAGGATTCTAATGTATTTACCAATCTTACAAGAGGTCAGCATACATTCTATGTAAAAGATTCTTTCAACTGTACCCCTGTTTCTGTGGAAGTTACTGTACCAAATTTAGTAAATGCAATAACACCTAATGGAGACAACGTAAACGACTACATAGACTACAGAGAATTAGCTTATAAAGATAATCTTACTTTCGTAATTTATGACAGATATGGCAACAAGATCTTCACAGGCGACAAGTCTAACAATTACAGATGGGACGGAACCCATTCAAATAAAAAGATCTTAACAGGAACTTATTGGTATCACATCAACTGGAATGAGCCAAACGAAGCAAAAACCCCAATTAAATACACGGGTTGGATTTTAGTTAAGAACAGAGAATAA
- a CDS encoding T9SS type B sorting domain-containing protein has product MRKLLLTFLLMIFSINILFAQRDTEHWIAPYFDSSNTTYNHGLYFSTDSTTPFDVTIYSNGTAIGTVNIQKGNPKVFQIPPASSNIIELTNDSDASAVINKGIYTKGDKPYFLTLRIYNGSHGEILTSKGKAGIGTTFYAAAAPITNTTATSYNFTTGIMATEDGTTVTVSGYDANIQFINNLTPPLTTTFTLNKGQSYVLAGEANAPANLTGFIGSKITSNKPISVTNGNSNGFYANGTGTDGSDLILDQSVPTNRLGKEFGMIRTLATLNTGYNMEGGIIIATENNTEIYLNNGATPVATINEGDFYRILDNAYINQGNSHYNVYVRTTKNVYLYQLVAGNQANARNNGGYNYIPPLNCFLPRKIDEIGKISEMPTTATTSGQPTSTFLFKLNIITEAGATVTYTVNGGAPITPTAAQGPFTLTGNTNWVTYAISGISGNVAVQSNKAVTAGANGGYSSAGYGGYFAGFSSIPLIAKQTGECIPGLVLEVDDSYDTYQWFRNDVAIPGANGNIYTPTIAGNYTVRITVGSCLPAITPVFKVFTCLQETAQTKTVCEGYLNIVPQFTTSGQTFSPSSVQIITPPANGTAIINPTTGVIGYTPNNGFVGTDTIVYKFCGNDPEFVDCEQITLTLTVAESPVVNDATLRTCFLEDNIATGLFDLTDATVTTQLGATKKYYPSLTDANNQTNEILTPDNYIAPNGVAYVRVSNANGCYRVAKITLVVLPPVESAVLVDKVICIEDKTVLDAGPGFDGYEWSTGDTTQTISDVGVGTYWVKLKTGDCITKQAVKVYASEQPVITNIEVSTTNITVYVTGGVAPYEYSINNINWQSSNVFTDLPRGDVKVYVRDTFSCVPIEVTITIPNIINVITPNSDGINDVLDYSALANKPNLVLGIFDRYGIKIFEGNKDTGYIWDGTINKTKKVSTGNYWFSITWNETKTKTPIKFSGWILVKNRE; this is encoded by the coding sequence ATGAGAAAACTTTTACTCACCTTTTTATTGATGATTTTTAGCATCAATATACTATTTGCCCAGAGAGATACAGAGCACTGGATAGCACCATACTTTGACAGCTCAAATACGACCTACAATCATGGGCTATATTTTTCAACAGACTCTACAACTCCATTTGATGTTACAATCTATAGTAACGGAACTGCAATAGGAACTGTTAATATTCAGAAAGGAAATCCCAAGGTATTTCAAATTCCTCCTGCATCCAGTAATATAATTGAGCTAACCAATGATTCTGATGCATCTGCGGTTATCAATAAAGGGATCTACACAAAAGGAGACAAACCCTATTTTTTAACCTTAAGAATATACAACGGTTCTCATGGCGAGATTTTAACATCTAAAGGAAAGGCAGGGATCGGAACAACATTTTATGCTGCCGCTGCACCAATAACAAATACAACAGCCACGTCTTATAATTTCACAACTGGAATTATGGCAACGGAAGATGGTACTACGGTAACAGTTTCCGGGTATGACGCAAACATACAATTCATCAATAATTTGACTCCACCTTTAACGACTACTTTCACTTTAAACAAAGGCCAGTCGTATGTGTTAGCTGGTGAAGCAAATGCTCCCGCCAACTTAACAGGTTTTATTGGATCCAAAATAACATCCAATAAACCAATTTCTGTAACAAATGGAAATTCAAACGGATTCTACGCCAACGGAACAGGAACAGACGGATCTGATTTAATTTTAGATCAATCCGTTCCCACAAATCGTTTAGGGAAGGAATTTGGAATGATCAGAACCTTAGCTACTTTAAATACCGGATACAATATGGAAGGCGGTATTATTATAGCAACCGAAAACAATACCGAAATTTACTTAAACAATGGCGCCACACCTGTTGCGACCATCAATGAAGGAGATTTCTACAGAATATTAGATAATGCATACATTAATCAGGGTAACTCGCATTACAATGTTTATGTAAGAACCACAAAAAATGTATACCTCTATCAATTGGTAGCAGGAAACCAGGCAAACGCAAGAAACAACGGAGGATACAACTATATTCCACCTTTGAACTGTTTTCTTCCTAGAAAAATTGATGAAATTGGTAAAATTTCTGAAATGCCGACCACTGCTACAACAAGCGGACAGCCTACAAGTACTTTCTTATTTAAACTAAATATTATAACTGAAGCAGGAGCTACTGTTACTTATACGGTAAATGGTGGTGCACCAATTACTCCGACTGCTGCACAGGGTCCGTTTACTTTGACAGGTAATACAAACTGGGTAACGTATGCTATTTCCGGAATATCTGGAAATGTTGCAGTTCAGTCTAATAAAGCAGTTACCGCAGGAGCTAATGGAGGATATAGCTCAGCAGGATATGGAGGATATTTTGCAGGATTCTCATCTATTCCGCTTATTGCAAAACAAACAGGAGAATGTATACCTGGTCTTGTTTTAGAAGTTGACGACAGTTACGATACCTATCAATGGTTCAGAAACGATGTTGCAATTCCGGGAGCCAACGGTAATATTTATACACCAACAATTGCAGGAAACTATACGGTAAGAATTACTGTAGGATCGTGTTTGCCGGCAATCACTCCTGTATTTAAAGTATTTACTTGTCTTCAGGAAACTGCTCAAACCAAAACAGTGTGTGAGGGATATTTAAATATCGTTCCACAATTTACTACATCCGGTCAAACATTTTCTCCAAGTAGTGTTCAGATCATTACACCGCCTGCTAATGGTACAGCAATCATCAATCCTACAACGGGTGTTATTGGATATACTCCAAACAACGGCTTTGTAGGTACAGATACAATTGTTTATAAATTCTGCGGAAACGATCCCGAATTCGTAGACTGTGAGCAGATTACCCTTACGCTTACCGTAGCAGAAAGCCCGGTCGTAAATGATGCAACATTAAGAACCTGCTTCCTTGAAGACAATATCGCAACAGGATTATTTGATCTTACAGACGCTACTGTAACGACCCAACTTGGGGCTACAAAAAAATATTATCCATCGTTAACTGATGCCAACAATCAGACGAATGAGATCTTGACTCCAGATAATTATATTGCACCAAACGGTGTGGCATATGTAAGAGTAAGCAATGCAAACGGATGCTACCGTGTTGCCAAAATAACCTTGGTCGTTTTGCCACCTGTAGAATCTGCAGTATTGGTAGATAAAGTAATTTGTATAGAAGACAAAACAGTACTGGATGCAGGACCAGGATTTGACGGATACGAATGGAGCACAGGAGATACTACCCAAACGATCAGCGACGTAGGAGTAGGAACATATTGGGTAAAACTGAAAACAGGAGACTGTATTACCAAACAAGCTGTAAAAGTATATGCTTCTGAGCAGCCAGTTATTACAAACATTGAAGTTTCTACGACAAACATTACAGTATACGTTACAGGAGGTGTTGCCCCTTACGAATATTCAATTAACAATATCAATTGGCAGTCTTCAAACGTATTTACAGATCTTCCTAGAGGTGATGTTAAAGTATATGTAAGAGATACATTCAGCTGTGTACCGATTGAAGTAACGATTACAATTCCTAATATCATTAATGTAATTACTCCAAACTCAGACGGAATTAATGATGTTTTAGATTATTCTGCCCTTGCCAATAAACCAAATTTGGTATTAGGTATCTTTGATCGTTATGGCATAAAAATCTTCGAA